In Nocardia sp. NBC_00403, one DNA window encodes the following:
- a CDS encoding sigma-70 family RNA polymerase sigma factor — translation MDDRDLLAERFERNRGHLRSVAYRMLGSLSEADDAVQQAWLRLDRADTDHVDNLTGWLTTVVGRVCLDMLRARSTRREEPSGLQTPEPGQPAPGTGTDPEYEAIVADSVGLALLTVIETLTPAERVTFVLHDLFDVPLAEIAPILGRSVNAAAQLASRARRRVRGADPVLDSDQARRRRIVEAFLAAARSGDFEDLLTVLDPDVVLHVDATVAPTHRPLEVRGATAVARGARAFAERARYARIALIDGRIGILNTPPGRAALVLDITVTGTRITAIDIVADPEHLSSLDIVPLLTEPGHR, via the coding sequence ATGGACGACAGGGACTTGCTTGCCGAACGGTTCGAACGCAACCGCGGCCACCTGCGGTCGGTCGCCTACCGGATGCTGGGCTCGCTCAGCGAGGCCGACGATGCCGTCCAGCAAGCCTGGTTGCGGCTCGACCGCGCCGACACCGACCACGTGGACAACCTGACCGGCTGGCTGACCACCGTCGTCGGGCGGGTGTGCTTGGACATGCTCCGCGCTCGCAGCACCCGGCGTGAAGAACCGTCGGGACTGCAGACACCCGAACCGGGTCAGCCCGCACCCGGCACCGGCACGGACCCCGAGTATGAGGCGATCGTCGCCGATTCGGTCGGGTTGGCGTTGCTCACGGTCATCGAGACACTCACGCCGGCCGAGCGCGTTACCTTCGTGCTCCACGACCTGTTCGATGTCCCGTTGGCCGAGATCGCGCCGATTCTGGGCCGCTCGGTGAACGCGGCCGCCCAGCTGGCCTCCCGTGCTCGCCGCCGGGTCCGCGGAGCTGATCCTGTCCTCGACTCGGATCAAGCCCGCCGCAGGCGCATCGTCGAAGCCTTCCTCGCCGCCGCACGCAGCGGTGACTTCGAAGATCTACTCACGGTCCTCGACCCCGACGTCGTGCTGCACGTCGACGCCACCGTGGCCCCGACACACCGCCCGCTGGAGGTGCGAGGCGCGACGGCTGTCGCACGGGGGGCGCGCGCCTTCGCCGAGCGGGCCAGATACGCGCGGATCGCGCTCATCGACGGCCGCATCGGCATCCTCAACACACCGCCTGGTCGTGCGGCGCTGGTACTCGACATCACCGTCACCGGCACACGGATCACGGCCATCGATATCGTCGCCGATCCCGAACATCTGAGCTCACTCGACATCGTCCCGCTCCTAACTGAGCCAGGACACCGATGA
- a CDS encoding MFS transporter, whose product MLENSRPMKQTAVVVGGELDRETAASALDPRRWLALVVMLVAGFMDLLDVTIVNVAIPSTLEDLEAAYAQMEWVLAGYVLGFAALLITGGRLGDIYGRKPVFLIGVAGFTLASGLCGAAADPAMLISSRLLQGAMAGLMVPQILAIVHVSFPANERGKALGIWGGVLGSASVAGLVLGGALLQWDLFGWGWRPIFLINVPVGICALVAAWLLVRDSRSPAASRLDSVGVALATTAVVMVVYPLTEGRSLGWPAWTIGLMAAGVILLGVFVVYEGRRTRTVGSPLMALALFRMRAFSTGMTTWAIFWVALGGFFFVWTLYMQVGLGWTPLRAGLTAAPFAVAAAAGSGLSVQVFVPRAGRRVLATGALVNAAGFAGYIWVAIHYGPAITSWQMIIPLTVSGFGFGLVVAPMVDLILTGVPAPDAGSASGTLSTVQQVGMALGIALAGIVLFTQLADDSGRGVGAVTPALHQQLTSAGVPTAAQDAVIAGFRVCVRDRSAATDPTQIPDSCRARPDTPAAVQRILIIAGPQANAHNFAHAFGYTLWYGVGTMIAVFLGIFGLPHRMRRTNLSEQLASTAA is encoded by the coding sequence ATGCTCGAGAACTCGCGCCCGATGAAGCAGACAGCAGTCGTGGTGGGCGGCGAGCTCGACCGCGAGACGGCTGCGTCGGCGCTGGACCCGCGGCGCTGGCTCGCGCTGGTCGTGATGCTGGTCGCCGGGTTCATGGATCTGCTCGACGTCACCATCGTCAATGTGGCGATCCCGAGCACGCTCGAGGACCTGGAAGCCGCCTACGCCCAGATGGAATGGGTCCTCGCCGGCTACGTGCTCGGGTTCGCAGCGCTGTTGATCACCGGCGGCCGGCTCGGTGACATCTATGGCCGCAAACCCGTATTCCTGATCGGCGTCGCCGGGTTCACCCTCGCGTCGGGACTGTGCGGCGCCGCCGCCGACCCGGCCATGCTCATCTCGTCGCGGCTGTTGCAGGGCGCGATGGCAGGGCTGATGGTTCCGCAGATTTTGGCCATCGTGCACGTCAGCTTTCCCGCGAACGAGCGGGGCAAGGCGCTGGGCATTTGGGGTGGGGTGCTGGGCTCGGCGTCGGTGGCCGGACTGGTCCTGGGTGGCGCGCTGCTGCAGTGGGATCTTTTCGGTTGGGGGTGGCGCCCGATATTCCTTATCAACGTTCCGGTGGGCATCTGCGCGCTGGTCGCGGCGTGGTTGCTGGTCCGCGACTCGCGGTCACCGGCCGCGTCCCGGCTCGACTCGGTCGGGGTCGCGCTCGCCACGACTGCCGTCGTTATGGTCGTCTATCCCCTGACCGAGGGACGCAGTCTGGGCTGGCCCGCATGGACAATTGGGCTGATGGCCGCAGGGGTGATCCTGCTCGGCGTGTTCGTCGTCTACGAGGGCCGGCGCACCCGCACCGTCGGGTCACCGTTGATGGCGCTCGCCCTGTTCCGAATGCGGGCCTTCTCGACGGGCATGACGACGTGGGCGATCTTCTGGGTCGCGCTCGGTGGCTTCTTCTTCGTGTGGACGCTCTATATGCAGGTCGGCCTGGGCTGGACACCCCTGCGGGCCGGGCTGACCGCCGCCCCGTTCGCTGTGGCCGCGGCCGCCGGATCCGGGCTGTCGGTGCAAGTGTTCGTGCCCCGGGCCGGGCGCCGGGTCCTCGCGACCGGTGCCCTGGTCAACGCCGCCGGGTTCGCCGGCTACATCTGGGTGGCCATCCATTACGGACCCGCAATCACCTCCTGGCAGATGATCATCCCGCTGACGGTCTCCGGTTTCGGATTCGGTCTGGTCGTCGCCCCGATGGTCGACCTGATCCTCACCGGTGTCCCCGCACCCGACGCGGGATCGGCATCCGGAACGTTGAGCACCGTCCAACAGGTAGGGATGGCTCTCGGGATCGCCCTGGCAGGCATCGTGCTCTTCACGCAGCTCGCCGACGACTCCGGACGCGGCGTCGGCGCCGTCACCCCCGCCCTGCATCAGCAACTCACCTCGGCCGGTGTGCCGACTGCGGCTCAGGATGCCGTTATCGCGGGGTTCCGCGTCTGCGTCCGCGACAGGTCCGCCGCGACCGATCCCACCCAAATCCCCGACAGCTGCAGGGCCCGTCCTGACACGCCGGCTGCGGTGCAGCGCATCCTGATCATCGCCGGCCCGCAAGCCAACGCCCACAATTTCGCCCACGCGTTCGGCTACACCCTCTGGTACGGGGTGGGCACCATGATCGCGGTCTTCCTCGGCATCTTCGGGCTGCCGCATCGGATGCGGCGAACAAACCTCTCCGAACAACTGGCCTCGACCGCTGCATGA
- a CDS encoding PDC sensor domain-containing protein, translating to MRDTDSFPAPATVESLASSVAKLVDEIYLSLETIGTALTILWGGLTEKLGSAPQSTDLAPLRETIAGELERRGKLFTGAGVVMADSVLADRPRHLEWWLPDAQRLLLELNPDSEYFYDYTGMDWFTIPREQGRRWVQGPHLDYACSDQYVCTFSIPVTTTSGTFLGIAGADVPVAAIEEVLLPRFQASGQRVVLVNSEGRVIMGTDPEFTTGSKTSRMDRSVATVPIEAMPWSLRPLGPIASY from the coding sequence ATGAGGGACACCGATAGCTTTCCGGCCCCGGCGACCGTCGAGTCGCTCGCTAGTTCCGTCGCAAAACTGGTCGACGAGATCTACCTGTCGCTGGAAACTATCGGAACCGCACTGACAATCCTGTGGGGTGGTCTCACCGAGAAGCTGGGGTCCGCTCCCCAGTCGACTGACCTGGCACCGCTGCGCGAGACTATCGCCGGTGAGCTCGAGCGGCGCGGAAAGCTGTTCACCGGCGCAGGCGTAGTGATGGCCGACAGCGTTCTCGCTGATCGCCCCCGGCACCTGGAATGGTGGCTTCCGGACGCGCAACGCCTGCTGCTGGAATTGAATCCCGATAGCGAATACTTCTACGACTACACCGGAATGGACTGGTTCACGATTCCGCGCGAGCAGGGTCGGCGATGGGTGCAGGGGCCGCACCTCGATTACGCGTGCTCCGATCAGTATGTTTGCACATTCTCGATACCGGTCACGACCACATCGGGAACATTCCTCGGAATTGCCGGTGCCGACGTACCGGTCGCCGCGATCGAGGAGGTCTTGCTTCCGCGATTCCAGGCATCCGGTCAGCGAGTAGTGCTGGTCAACAGCGAAGGACGCGTCATTATGGGGACCGATCCCGAATTCACGACCGGATCCAAGACGAGCCGGATGGACAGGTCTGTTGCTACAGTCCCGATCGAGGCGATGCCTTGGTCGTTGCGTCCGCTGGGACCCATCGCGTCCTACTGA
- a CDS encoding FadR/GntR family transcriptional regulator, producing MTALGAVLSPLEGGGPKTEAVAQRLSAAISLGVMVDGQQLPSEADLANQLGVSTMTLREALVVLRQQGIVHTKRGRGGGSFISASAEVFESTSLARLQQMSIQELRDLGDEHFAITGAVAVFAARRGVRADIVRLRALTDRLKDSTELVAARQADSRFHIEMAVCAQSTRLTRAEVGLQAELSALLWLPRLKLAPAAEAAAHRDLVDAIEREDDAQARELAESHTESRIRRLVALRLELSD from the coding sequence TTGACCGCGCTCGGCGCCGTGCTTTCGCCGCTCGAGGGCGGCGGTCCGAAAACCGAGGCCGTGGCGCAGCGGTTGTCCGCTGCGATCAGCCTCGGCGTGATGGTCGACGGCCAGCAGTTGCCGAGCGAGGCCGATCTCGCCAACCAGTTGGGGGTATCGACGATGACCCTGCGGGAGGCGCTGGTGGTGCTTCGACAGCAGGGCATCGTGCACACCAAGCGCGGGCGCGGGGGTGGCAGCTTCATCAGCGCTTCGGCGGAGGTTTTCGAGAGCACCTCGCTGGCGCGGTTGCAGCAGATGAGCATCCAGGAGCTGCGTGATCTGGGGGACGAGCACTTCGCCATCACCGGAGCGGTTGCTGTGTTTGCCGCGCGCCGCGGGGTGCGGGCCGACATAGTTCGGCTCCGCGCCCTGACCGACCGGCTGAAGGACAGCACCGAACTCGTCGCTGCACGCCAAGCCGACAGCCGCTTTCATATCGAGATGGCGGTCTGCGCGCAGTCCACCCGGCTGACCCGTGCCGAGGTCGGTCTGCAAGCAGAACTCTCCGCCTTGCTCTGGCTGCCGCGGCTGAAACTGGCCCCGGCAGCTGAGGCGGCCGCCCATCGTGACCTGGTGGACGCGATCGAACGAGAAGACGATGCCCAGGCGAGAGAACTGGCAGAATCGCATACGGAATCACGCATCCGCCGTCTCGTCGCCCTACGCTTGGAGCTCAGTGATTGA